In one window of Gossypium arboreum isolate Shixiya-1 chromosome 4, ASM2569848v2, whole genome shotgun sequence DNA:
- the LOC108460786 gene encoding uncharacterized protein LOC108460786, with protein sequence MFAKRLLQKSVHHSQQNVQRGDLKSEDLDLRVAIHYGIPSTASILAFDPIQRLLAIGTLDGRIKVIGGDGIEGLLISPKQLPYKYLEFIQNQGFLIGISNDNDIQVWNLETRHLACCLQWESNITAFCLIGGSHFMYIGDEYGILSVVKYDGEDGKLSHLPYNISANSLSEAAGFSFPDDQPIVGILPQPHSSGDRVIIAYANGLIILWDVSKSQIPFIGGGKDLQLKDAVDSDVQDDTFEHHLQEKEISAICWASSDGSILAVGYVDGDILFWNTSITSSKGERNGQNKNVVKLQLSSAERKLPVIVLQWSSNNTSRNDYNGKLFIYGGDEIGSEEVLTVLSLEWSSGMETVRCVGRVDLTLTGSFADMTLLPSAGATGGNHKADLFVLTNPGQLHLYDGTNLSTLLSEKERKQFAHPVEFPMVIPTADPSMTVGKFSALPAGGISSKCLSELASITKPCSTPTPAAGIKWPLTGGVPTQLAVSKDNSIDRLYIAGYQDGSVRIWDASYPILTLLFVLEGEVQGTNVAHSSVPVTTLNFCWHTLNLAVGNECGVVSIYYLGRSDKTSFHYVTETKCEVQSFTQGKGPQRKAVFSLLKSPVQALHFGNCGAKLTIGFEFGRVAMLDVSSPSILFLTDCVSSSSSPIISLSWLEFKNVHRHVKSSEHSETDVAIKPEEQIIFILTKDAKIISINGANGEMIQPHPWHLKKEETALSMYIIENSLPLSILNCEKRSEESNKDTTAKIEAELDASSTEHPSSPEAASSLEHSLDTLVLLCCENSLRLYSMKSMIQGKDKTIHKVNHTRPCCWTTTFKKDGRVCGLLLLFQTGDLEIRSLPDLELVKESSIKSILRWNYKANMDKLMTSDNAQVALTSRCEMAFISLLAGANDFRIPESLPCLHDRVLAAAADAALSFSSNQKMKQGMAPGILGGIVKGFKGGKVNTSAMPESNFTHLESKFSKTPFIDTSQNVNKHEEMELDIDDIEIDDTPPVTSSSSHEAVKTKGGKETDREKLLGAADDSTPRVRTAQEIIAKYRKTGDASSAAAHARNKLVERQEKLERISRRTEELQSGAENFASLADELVKAMENRKWWQI encoded by the exons ATGTTCGCTAAACGCCTGCTTCAGAAATCGGTTCATCATTCCCAG CAAAATGTGCAGCGTGGGGATTTGAAATCAGAAGATTTGGATTTGCGAGTTGCTATTCACTATGGGATCCCATCTACTGCATCAATTCTTGCTTTTGATCCTATTCAGCGCCTCTTGGCTATCGGGACTTT AGATGGACGGATTAAAGTTATTGGGGGTGATGGAATTGAGGGACTTCTCATATCTCCGAAGCAATTGCCTTACAAATATTTAGAG TTCATACAAAACCAGGGTTTTTTGATTGGTATCTCAAATGACAATGATATTCAG GTCTGGAATCTGGAGACCAGGCATCTAGCATGCTGCTTACAGTGGGAGTCCAACATTACTGCCTTCTGTCTCATTGGTGGCTCACATTTCAT GTACATTGGAGATGAGTATGGTATACTATCAGTGGTTAAGTATGATGGTGAAGATGGAAAACTTTCGCACTTACCCTATAATATATCAGCAAATTCTTTAAGTG AAGCAGCTGGATTTTCATTTCCTGATGACCAACCTATTGTTGGGATTCTTCCTCAACCCCATTCTTCTGGAGATAG GGTCATAATTGCATATGCAAATGGTTTGATAATTCTTTGGGATGTTTCTAAATCTCAAATTCCCTTTATTGGAGGTGGAAAGGATCTTCAATTAAAGGATGCAGTGGATTCAGATGTTCAAGATGATACATTTGAGCATCATCTCCAAGAAAAGGAAATAAGTGCTATTTGTTGGGCATCTTCTGATGGATCCATTCTCGCAGTGGGATATGTAGATGGGGATATCTTGTTTTGGAATACAAGTATTACCTCTTCTAAAGGTGAAAGAAATGGACAAAACAAAAATGTTGTTAAGCTGCAATTGTCATCCGCTGAGAGGAAACTTCCTGTCATTGTGTTACAATGGTCCTCAAATAATACATCACGCAATGATTATAATGGCAAACTTTTTATCTATGGTGGTGATGAGATAGGATCTGAAGAAGTTCTGACA GTTTTGAGTCTTGAATGGTCATCTGGGATGGAGACTGTTAGATGTGTTGGTCGTGTGGACCTTACATTGACTGGCTCTTTCGCTGACATGACTTTGTTGCCAAGTGCTGGGGCAACAGGGGGAAATCACAAAGCTGATCTTTTTGTGTTGACAAACCCTGGACAACTGCATCTTTATGATGGTACAAACTTGTCTACCTTGCTATCTGAGAAAGAGAGGAAACAATTTGCCCATCCAGTGGAATTTCCCATGGTTATACCTACAGCTGACCCATCAATGACTGTTGGAAAGTTCAGCGCCCTACCTGCTGGTGGAATCTCATCAAAATGTCTTTCAGAG CTTGCATCAATAACGAAACCTTGCTCAACACCAACCCCTGCTGCTGGCATAAAGTGGCCCTTGACAGGCGGTGTACCCACTCAACTAGCTGTCTCTAAGGATAACAGTATTGATAGATTGTACATAGCAGGTTACCAGGATGGTTCGGTCCGGATCTGGGATGCTTCTTATCCTATACTGACTCTTCTCTTTGTTCTTGAAGGAGAA GTGCAAGGCACAAACGTGGCTCATTCTAGTGTTCCAGTTACAACTCTGAACTTCTGTTGGCACACTTTGAATTTGGCTGTTGGAAATGAATGCGGTGTG GTAAGCATTTATTACCTTGGCAGGTCTGATAAAACAAGCTTTCACTATGTCACGGAGACCAAATGTGAAG TTCAGAGTTTTACGCAAGGAAAAGGACCTCAGCGTAAAGCTGTATTTTCCCTTCTTAAATCACCAGTTCAAGCCCTGCATTTTGGGAATTGTGGAGCCAAGCTTACCATTGGATTTGAATTTGGTCGT GTTGCGATGCTTGATGTGAGTTCGCCATCAATTTTGTTTCTCACCGACTGTGTATCTAGTTCATCATCTCCGATCATTTCATTGTCTTGGTTAGAGTTTAAAAATGTTCATAGACATGTCAAAAGCTCTGAGCATTCAGAAACAGATGTTGCAATCAAACCTGAAGagcaaataatatttatattaaccAAGGATGCAAAAATAATCTCTATTAACGGTGCTAATGGTGAGATGATACAACCTCATCCATGGCACTTGAAAAAAGAAGAAACTGCACTCTCCATGTACATTATAG AGAACAGTCTTCCATTATCCATATTAAACTGTGAGAAGAGGTCTGAGGAATCCAACAAGGATACCACTGCCAAGATTGAGGCTGAGCTTGATGCTTCTTCAACTGAGCATCCCTCCTCTCCAGAAGCTGCATCGTCTCTGGAACACTCACTTGATACACTTGTGTTGCTTTGTTGTGAAAATTCCTTGCGGTTGTACTCTATGAAATCTATGATTCAG GGCAAGGATAAAACAATTCATAAAGTAAACCATACGAGACCTTGCTGTTGGACCACCACTTTTAAGAAAGATGGAAGAGTTTGTGGACTTCTATTGCTGTTTCAAACAGGGGATCTGGAGATCAG ATCCTTGCCAGACTTGGAATTGGTTAAAGAAAGCTCCATAAAGTCAATCCTAAGGTGGAACTACAAGGCAAATATGGATAAGTTGATGACTTCTGATAATGCTCAAGTTGCACTG ACGAGCAGATGTGAAATGGCATTCATCTCTCTCTTGGCTGGTGCAAATGATTTCAG GATTCCGGAATCTCTGCCTTGTCTCCACGATAGGGTTCTTGCAGCAGCTGCCGATGCTGCCTTAAGTTTCTCTTCAAACCAGAAGATGAAACAG GGTATGGCACCAGGGATTCTTGGTGGTATAGTCAAAGGCTTTAAAGGAGGAAAAGTGAATACATCTGCAATGCCTGAATCCAATTTTACTCATTTGGAGAGCAAATTTTCAAAGACCCCCTTCATAGACACAAGCCAGAATGTTAATAAGCATGAAGAGATGGAGCTTGACATAG ATGACATCGAAATAGATGACACTCCACCTGTAACTAGCTCCTCATCTCATGAAGCTGTTAAAACGAAAGGAG GAAAAGAAACAGACAGGGAAAAACTGCTAGGTGCAGCAGATGATTCAACACCCAGGGTTAGAACAGCTCAAGAAATTATtgcaaaatatagaaaaactGGG GATGCCTCTTCAGCAGCAGCGCATGCGAGAAATAAACTGGTAGAAAGACAGGAAAAGCTGGAG AGAATCAGCAGACGCACCGAAGAGCTGCAGAGCGGGGCAGAAAACTTTGCGTCATTGGCAGATGAACTTGTGAAGGCAATGGAAAATCGAAAGTGGTGGCAAATATAA
- the LOC108461005 gene encoding omega-3 fatty acid desaturase, chloroplastic-like, with translation MAGFIISGLKPLPCIYDRPVAGVISRSSSKSRFLTKNKNFPDLKILNPIKSRNWGLNVSAPFRVASVEEDEGRKERNHGINGFEEQEQEAGFDPGAPPPFKLADIRAAIPKHCWVKDPWKSMSYVVRDVAVVLGLAAAAVYVNNWIVWPLYWAAQGTMFWALFVLGHDCGHGSFSNDPKLNSVVGHLLHSSILVPYHGWRISHRTHHQNHGHVENDESWHPLSEKIYRSLDTLTRTLRFILPFPMLAFPFYLWNRSPGKSGSHFDPSSDLFVPTERKDVITSTLCWTAMAAFLVGLGFTMGPMQLLKLYGIPYWIFVMWLDGVTYLHHHGHEEKLPWYRGKEWSYLRGGLTTLDRDYGWINNIHHDIGTHVIHHLFPQIPHYHLVEATEAAKPVLGKYYREPEQSGPLPFHLIGSLMRSLKNDHYVSDTGDVVYYQTDPELKKNAS, from the exons ATGGCGGGTTTCATTATATCTGGTTTAAAGCCTCTTCCTTGTATCTACGATAGACCCGTCGCTGGCGTTATCTCGAGGAGTTCTTCAAAATCCAGATTTTTAACCAAAAACAAGAATTTCCCAGATCTAAAAATATTAAATCCAATCAAATCCAGGAACTGGGGTCTAAACGTGAGTGCCCCATTTAGAGTTGCATCCGTTGAAGAAGATGAGGGAAGGAAAGAGAGGAACCATGGTATTAATGGATTTGAGGAACAAGAACAAGAGGCAGGGTTCGACCCTGGGGCGCCTCCGCCGTTTAAGTTGGCTGATATAAGAGCGGCCATACCGAAGCATTGTTGGGTGAAGGATCCATGGAAATCTATGAGCTACGTGGTGAGGGATGTCGCTGTGGTGTTAGGCCTGGCGGCTGCTGCGGTCTATGTTAACAACTGGATTGTTTGGCCTCTTTACTGGGCTGCTCAAGGAACCATGTTTTGGGCTCTTTTTGTTCTTGGTCATGACtg TGGCCACGGTAGCTTTTCAAACGATCCCAAGTTAAACAGTGTAGTGGGGCATCTCTTGCATTCTTCCATTCTTGTGCCTTACCATGGATG GAGAATTAGCCACAGGACTCACCATCAAAACCATGGTCATGTTGAGAATGATGAATCATGGCACCCG TTATCTGAGAAGATATACAGGAGTTTAGATACTCTAACACGAACATTGCGGTTCATATTGCCTTTTCCCATGCTTGCATTCCCTTTCTACCTT TGGAACAGAAGTCCGGGAAAGAGCGGTTCGCACTTCGACCCCAGCAGTGATTTGTTTGTCCCGACCGAACGAAAAGATGTTATTACTTCCACTCTATGTTGGACAGCCATGGCTGCTTTTCTTGTTGGCTTGGGTTTCACAATGGGTCCTATGCAGTTGCTTAAACTATATGGCATTCCATATTGG ATTTTCGTGATGTGGCTGGATGGGGTTACATACTTGCATCACCATGGTCATGAAGAGAAGCTTCCTTGGTACCGCGGGAAG GAATGGAGTTACTTAAGGGGAGGTCTTACAACACTTGACCGTGACTATGGATGGATCAACAACATCCACCATGATATTGGAACCCATGTCATACACCATTTGTTTCCACAAATCCCACACTACCATTTAGTAGAGGCG ACCGAGGCAGCGAAGCCAGTTCTCGGAAAATACTATCGAGAGCCGGAACAATCAGGGCCTTTACCTTTCCACCTCATCGGAAGTTTGATGAGAAGCTTGAAGAACGATCATTATGTTAGTGACACTGGGGATGTTGTTTACTACCAAACTGACCCAGAACTCAAAAAGAATGCTTCATAA